A region of Anolis sagrei isolate rAnoSag1 chromosome 2, rAnoSag1.mat, whole genome shotgun sequence DNA encodes the following proteins:
- the LOC132766139 gene encoding zinc finger protein ZFP2-like, producing MSSKTPGSPSKSSSLMDQKRLHAGEKLYTCPECEKCFARNADLVRHQRIHTGDKLYKCQDCEECFVHHQQLVRHQLSHREDKPYKCQECGKCFAQNVYLVTHQRVHTGEKPYKCQDCGRCFAQTSCLLRHQRLHTGEKPYSCDECGKSFAHSSSLVYHKRLHTGERPYTCQECGKTFARNAHLAGHKRIHTGEKRFKCQECGKCFVHHQQLVRHQLFHTEEKTYICSECGKCFAQYEYLVTHQRLHTGEKPHICKECGECFAHGSSLVYHKRLHTREEPYKCE from the coding sequence ATGTCTTCCAAGACACCAGGAAGTCCTTCAAAGAGTTCATCGCTTATGGACCAGAAGAGACTTCACGCAGGAGAGAAGCTGTACACATGCCCGGAGTGTGAGAAATGTTTTGCCCGAAATGCAGACCTTGTGAGACACcaaagaatccacacaggggaTAAACTGTATAAGTGCCAGGATTGTGAAGAATGTTTTGTTCACCATCAACAACTAGTAAGACACCAGTTATCCCATAGAGAAGACaaaccatacaaatgccaggagtgtgggaagtgttttGCTCAGAATGTCTACCTTGTGACCCACCAGagggtccacacaggagagaaaccctacaaatgccaaGACTGCGGGAGGTGTTTTGCTCAGACGTCCTGCCTTTTGAGACACcagagactccacacaggagagaaaccatacagcTGCGATGAATGTGGGAAAAGTTTCGCTCACAGTTCGTCCCTTGTGTACCACaagagactccacacaggagagaggccTTACacgtgccaggagtgtgggaaaacTTTTGCTCGGAACGCACACCTTGCGGGCCACAAgaggatccacacaggagagaaacggtttaaatgccaggagtgtgggaaatgttttgttcaCCATCAGCAACTAGTAAGACACCAGTTATTCCACACAGAAGAGAAAACATACATCTGCAGtgaatgtggaaaatgttttgctcagTATGAATACCTTGTGACCCACCAGagacttcacacaggagagaaaccacacATCTGCAAGGAATGTGGAGAGTGTTTTGCTCACGGGTCATCTCTTGTGTACCACAAGAGACTTCACACAAGAGAGGAACCATACAAATGCGAGTAG